One genomic window of Quercus robur chromosome 6, dhQueRobu3.1, whole genome shotgun sequence includes the following:
- the LOC126733084 gene encoding toMV susceptible protein tm-1(GCR26) isoform X8: protein MADRNRTLRVFCVGTADTKLEDLRFLSNSVRSNLNTFSNNSSLKVQVAILDVSSGQKEIESLGDFIFVSRKDVLSCYSESVGQAPPLLPDDRGKAIAIMSKALEHFLKKAHEDGVVAGVIGIGGSGGTSLISSAFRILPIGVPKVIVSTVASGQTEPYVGTSDLILFPSIVDVCGVNSVSRVVFSNAGAAFAGMVIGRLERSRDFSSVNEKSTVGLTMFGVTTPCVTAVQERLHKEGYETLVFHATGVGGKAMESLVREGFIQGVLDITTTEVADYLVGGVMPCDNSRFDAIIEKRIPLVLSVGALDMVNFGAKDTIPSNFQQRKIYEHIKQVSLMRTTPDENKRFAEFIANKLNKSSSKICVCLPQKGISALDVQGMPFYDLEATNTLITELQRLIQTNEDRQVKLYPCHINDSEFANALVDSFLEISAKNSKDSSFLQIASPVANQEFQENTVSKMNISSFGAFLYSPSDFPDARPETLQRTRSILQQLKIQISKGIPILGAGAGTGISAKFEEAGGIDLIVLYNSGRFRMAGRGSLAGLLPFADANAIVLDMANEVLPVVEKVPVLAGVCATDPFRRMDYFLKQVESIGFSGVQNFPTVGLFDGNFRQNLEETGMGYGCTDSCIDGGKCSSRSGYS from the exons ATGGCGGACCGTAATCGAACTCTCCGAGTTTTCTGTGTTGGAACGGCCGATACGAAGCTCGAAGATCTCCGATTCCTATCCAACTCAGTCCGATCCAATCTCAACACCTTCTCCAACAACTCTTCACTAAAG GTACAAGTGGCGATTCTTGATGTTTCTTCTGGGCAGAAGGAGATTGAGAGTTTGGGAGATTTTATATTTGTGTCGAGAAAGGATGTTCTCTCTTGTTATTCTGAGTCAGTTGGGCAAGCCCCACCGTTGCTTCCGGATGACAGAGGCAAAGCTATTGCTATAATGAGTAAAGCACTTGAACATTTTCTTAAGAAAGCTCACGAGGATGGTGTTGTTGCTGGAGTCATTGGTATTGGAGGCAGTGGAGGGACATCTCTTATATCATCTGCCTTCAGAATTCTTCCGATTGGAGTGCCTAAGGTCATTGTGTCAACAGTAGCTAGCGGTCAAACCGAACCTTATGTTGGGACATCAGATTTGATATTGTTTCCATCCATAGTGGATGTTTGTGGGGTTAATAGTGTAAGTAGAGTTGTGTTCTCAAATGCTGGAGCTGCTTTTGCTGGAATGGTGATTGGAAGGCTTGAGAGATCCAGAGATTTTTCTAGTGTCAATGAAAAATCTACGGTTGGTTTAACGATGTTTGGGGTTACAACTCCATGTGTAACTGCTGTCCAAGAAAGATTGCATAAAGAAGGTTATGAGACCTTGGTTTTTCATGCCACTGGGGTAGGGGGAAAGGCTATGGAGTCTCTTGTTAGAGAGGGATTTATACAG GGTGTTTTGGACATCACAACAACAGAGGTCGCAGACTATTTAGTTGGTGGTGTCATGCCTTGTGACAATTCCCGCTTTGATGCCATTATAGAGAAGAGGATCCCATTAGTCCTAAGCGTTGGAGCCTTAGACATGGTCAACTTTGGAGCTAAAGATACCATACCTTCTAATTTTCAGCAAAGAAAAATTTATGAACATATTAAGCAG GTTTCACTGATGCGAACTACGCCAGATGAGAATAAAAGATTTGCTGAATTTATAGCAAACAAACTAAACAAGTCATCATCAAAGATCTGTGTTTGCCTGCCACAAAAAGGTATCTCTGCTCTGGATGTTCAAGGGATGCCCTTTTATGATCTTGAGGCTACTAATACTCTTATAACTGAACTACAGAGACTTATTCAGACAAATGAAGATCGACAG GTGAAGTTGTATCCTTGTCATATTAATGACTCTGAGTTTGCAAATGCATTGGTCGACTCATTCTTAGAGATCAGTGCTAAGAATTCTAAGGATTCCAGTTTTCTGCAAATTGCTAGTCCTGTAGCCAATCAAGAATTTCAGGAAAATACTGTTTCCAAGATGAATATATCAAGCTTTGGGGCCTTTCTCTACAGCCCAAGTGACTTCCCAGATGCAAGACCAG AAACTTTACAAAGAACCAGATCAATATTGCAGCAgctgaaaattcaaataagtaAGGGAATCCCAATATTAGGAGCTGGTGCAGGGACAGGCATATCTGCAAAGTTTGAGGAGGCTGGTGGTATTGATCTGATAGTGTTGTACAATTCAGGTCGCTTTCGCATGGCCGGAAGGGGCTCCTTAGCTGGCTTATTGCCTTTTGCTGATGCAAATGCTATAGTACTTGACATGGCTAACGAAGTGTTGCCA GTGGTGGAGAAGGTACCAGTTCTTGCTGGAGTCTGTGCTACCGATCCTTTTCGCCGAATGGATTACTTCCTAAAGCAGGTGGAGTCAATTGGATTCTCTGGGgtgcaaaattttccaactgTTGGGCTCTTTGATGGCAATTTTAGACAAAATCTTGAAGAAACAGGAATGGGATATGG GTGCACAGACAGCTGTATCGATGGAGGAAAGTGTAGTTCGCGTTCAGGCTATAGCTGA
- the LOC126733084 gene encoding toMV susceptible protein tm-1(GCR26) isoform X10, which yields MADRNRTLRVFCVGTADTKLEDLRFLSNSVRSNLNTFSNNSSLKVQVAILDVSSGQKEIESLGDFIFVSRKDVLSCYSESVGQAPPLLPDDRGKAIAIMSKALEHFLKKAHEDGVVAGVIGIGGSGGTSLISSAFRILPIGVPKVIVSTVASGQTEPYVGTSDLILFPSIVDVCGVNSVSRVVFSNAGAAFAGMVIGRLERSRDFSSVNEKSTVGLTMFGVTTPCVTAVQERLHKEGYETLVFHATGVGGKAMESLVREGFIQGVLDITTTEVADYLVGGVMPCDNSRFDAIIEKRIPLVLSVGALDMVNFGAKDTIPSNFQQRKIYEHIKQVSLMRTTPDENKRFAEFIANKLNKSSSKICVCLPQKGISALDVQGMPFYDLEATNTLITELQRLIQTNEDRQVKLYPCHINDSEFANALVDSFLEISAKNSKDSSFLQIASPVANQEFQENTVSKMNISSFGAFLYSPSDFPDARPETLQRTRSILQQLKIQISKGIPILGAGAGTGISAKFEEAGGIDLIVLYNSGRFRMAGRGSLAGLLPFADANAIVLDMANEVLPVVEKVPVLAGVCATDPFRRMDYFLKQVESIGFSGVQNFPTVGLFDGNFRQNLEETGMGYGSYIWS from the exons ATGGCGGACCGTAATCGAACTCTCCGAGTTTTCTGTGTTGGAACGGCCGATACGAAGCTCGAAGATCTCCGATTCCTATCCAACTCAGTCCGATCCAATCTCAACACCTTCTCCAACAACTCTTCACTAAAG GTACAAGTGGCGATTCTTGATGTTTCTTCTGGGCAGAAGGAGATTGAGAGTTTGGGAGATTTTATATTTGTGTCGAGAAAGGATGTTCTCTCTTGTTATTCTGAGTCAGTTGGGCAAGCCCCACCGTTGCTTCCGGATGACAGAGGCAAAGCTATTGCTATAATGAGTAAAGCACTTGAACATTTTCTTAAGAAAGCTCACGAGGATGGTGTTGTTGCTGGAGTCATTGGTATTGGAGGCAGTGGAGGGACATCTCTTATATCATCTGCCTTCAGAATTCTTCCGATTGGAGTGCCTAAGGTCATTGTGTCAACAGTAGCTAGCGGTCAAACCGAACCTTATGTTGGGACATCAGATTTGATATTGTTTCCATCCATAGTGGATGTTTGTGGGGTTAATAGTGTAAGTAGAGTTGTGTTCTCAAATGCTGGAGCTGCTTTTGCTGGAATGGTGATTGGAAGGCTTGAGAGATCCAGAGATTTTTCTAGTGTCAATGAAAAATCTACGGTTGGTTTAACGATGTTTGGGGTTACAACTCCATGTGTAACTGCTGTCCAAGAAAGATTGCATAAAGAAGGTTATGAGACCTTGGTTTTTCATGCCACTGGGGTAGGGGGAAAGGCTATGGAGTCTCTTGTTAGAGAGGGATTTATACAG GGTGTTTTGGACATCACAACAACAGAGGTCGCAGACTATTTAGTTGGTGGTGTCATGCCTTGTGACAATTCCCGCTTTGATGCCATTATAGAGAAGAGGATCCCATTAGTCCTAAGCGTTGGAGCCTTAGACATGGTCAACTTTGGAGCTAAAGATACCATACCTTCTAATTTTCAGCAAAGAAAAATTTATGAACATATTAAGCAG GTTTCACTGATGCGAACTACGCCAGATGAGAATAAAAGATTTGCTGAATTTATAGCAAACAAACTAAACAAGTCATCATCAAAGATCTGTGTTTGCCTGCCACAAAAAGGTATCTCTGCTCTGGATGTTCAAGGGATGCCCTTTTATGATCTTGAGGCTACTAATACTCTTATAACTGAACTACAGAGACTTATTCAGACAAATGAAGATCGACAG GTGAAGTTGTATCCTTGTCATATTAATGACTCTGAGTTTGCAAATGCATTGGTCGACTCATTCTTAGAGATCAGTGCTAAGAATTCTAAGGATTCCAGTTTTCTGCAAATTGCTAGTCCTGTAGCCAATCAAGAATTTCAGGAAAATACTGTTTCCAAGATGAATATATCAAGCTTTGGGGCCTTTCTCTACAGCCCAAGTGACTTCCCAGATGCAAGACCAG AAACTTTACAAAGAACCAGATCAATATTGCAGCAgctgaaaattcaaataagtaAGGGAATCCCAATATTAGGAGCTGGTGCAGGGACAGGCATATCTGCAAAGTTTGAGGAGGCTGGTGGTATTGATCTGATAGTGTTGTACAATTCAGGTCGCTTTCGCATGGCCGGAAGGGGCTCCTTAGCTGGCTTATTGCCTTTTGCTGATGCAAATGCTATAGTACTTGACATGGCTAACGAAGTGTTGCCA GTGGTGGAGAAGGTACCAGTTCTTGCTGGAGTCTGTGCTACCGATCCTTTTCGCCGAATGGATTACTTCCTAAAGCAGGTGGAGTCAATTGGATTCTCTGGGgtgcaaaattttccaactgTTGGGCTCTTTGATGGCAATTTTAGACAAAATCTTGAAGAAACAGGAATGGGATATGG GTCCTATATCTGGTCCTAG
- the LOC126733084 gene encoding toMV susceptible protein tm-1(GCR26) isoform X4, with the protein MADRNRTLRVFCVGTADTKLEDLRFLSNSVRSNLNTFSNNSSLKVQVAILDVSSGQKEIESLGDFIFVSRKDVLSCYSESVGQAPPLLPDDRGKAIAIMSKALEHFLKKAHEDGVVAGVIGIGGSGGTSLISSAFRILPIGVPKVIVSTVASGQTEPYVGTSDLILFPSIVDVCGVNSVSRVVFSNAGAAFAGMVIGRLERSRDFSSVNEKSTVGLTMFGVTTPCVTAVQERLHKEGYETLVFHATGVGGKAMESLVREGFIQGVLDITTTEVADYLVGGVMPCDNSRFDAIIEKRIPLVLSVGALDMVNFGAKDTIPSNFQQRKIYEHIKQVSLMRTTPDENKRFAEFIANKLNKSSSKICVCLPQKGISALDVQGMPFYDLEATNTLITELQRLIQTNEDRQVKLYPCHINDSEFANALVDSFLEISAKNSKDSSFLQIASPVANQEFQENTVSKMNISSFGAFLYSPSDFPDARPETLQRTRSILQQLKIQISKGIPILGAGAGTGISAKFEEAGGIDLIVLYNSGRFRMAGRGSLAGLLPFADANAIVLDMANEVLPVVEKVPVLAGVCATDPFRRMDYFLKQVESIGFSGVQNFPTVGLFDGNFRQNLEETGMGYGLEVEMIEKAHKLGLLTTPYAFNQNEATEMAKAGADIIVAHMGLTTSGSIGAQTAVSMEESVVRVQAIADAAHRINLNVIVLCHGGPISGPSEAEFILKSTKGVHGFYGASSMERLPVEQAITSTVQQYKLISIE; encoded by the exons ATGGCGGACCGTAATCGAACTCTCCGAGTTTTCTGTGTTGGAACGGCCGATACGAAGCTCGAAGATCTCCGATTCCTATCCAACTCAGTCCGATCCAATCTCAACACCTTCTCCAACAACTCTTCACTAAAG GTACAAGTGGCGATTCTTGATGTTTCTTCTGGGCAGAAGGAGATTGAGAGTTTGGGAGATTTTATATTTGTGTCGAGAAAGGATGTTCTCTCTTGTTATTCTGAGTCAGTTGGGCAAGCCCCACCGTTGCTTCCGGATGACAGAGGCAAAGCTATTGCTATAATGAGTAAAGCACTTGAACATTTTCTTAAGAAAGCTCACGAGGATGGTGTTGTTGCTGGAGTCATTGGTATTGGAGGCAGTGGAGGGACATCTCTTATATCATCTGCCTTCAGAATTCTTCCGATTGGAGTGCCTAAGGTCATTGTGTCAACAGTAGCTAGCGGTCAAACCGAACCTTATGTTGGGACATCAGATTTGATATTGTTTCCATCCATAGTGGATGTTTGTGGGGTTAATAGTGTAAGTAGAGTTGTGTTCTCAAATGCTGGAGCTGCTTTTGCTGGAATGGTGATTGGAAGGCTTGAGAGATCCAGAGATTTTTCTAGTGTCAATGAAAAATCTACGGTTGGTTTAACGATGTTTGGGGTTACAACTCCATGTGTAACTGCTGTCCAAGAAAGATTGCATAAAGAAGGTTATGAGACCTTGGTTTTTCATGCCACTGGGGTAGGGGGAAAGGCTATGGAGTCTCTTGTTAGAGAGGGATTTATACAG GGTGTTTTGGACATCACAACAACAGAGGTCGCAGACTATTTAGTTGGTGGTGTCATGCCTTGTGACAATTCCCGCTTTGATGCCATTATAGAGAAGAGGATCCCATTAGTCCTAAGCGTTGGAGCCTTAGACATGGTCAACTTTGGAGCTAAAGATACCATACCTTCTAATTTTCAGCAAAGAAAAATTTATGAACATATTAAGCAG GTTTCACTGATGCGAACTACGCCAGATGAGAATAAAAGATTTGCTGAATTTATAGCAAACAAACTAAACAAGTCATCATCAAAGATCTGTGTTTGCCTGCCACAAAAAGGTATCTCTGCTCTGGATGTTCAAGGGATGCCCTTTTATGATCTTGAGGCTACTAATACTCTTATAACTGAACTACAGAGACTTATTCAGACAAATGAAGATCGACAG GTGAAGTTGTATCCTTGTCATATTAATGACTCTGAGTTTGCAAATGCATTGGTCGACTCATTCTTAGAGATCAGTGCTAAGAATTCTAAGGATTCCAGTTTTCTGCAAATTGCTAGTCCTGTAGCCAATCAAGAATTTCAGGAAAATACTGTTTCCAAGATGAATATATCAAGCTTTGGGGCCTTTCTCTACAGCCCAAGTGACTTCCCAGATGCAAGACCAG AAACTTTACAAAGAACCAGATCAATATTGCAGCAgctgaaaattcaaataagtaAGGGAATCCCAATATTAGGAGCTGGTGCAGGGACAGGCATATCTGCAAAGTTTGAGGAGGCTGGTGGTATTGATCTGATAGTGTTGTACAATTCAGGTCGCTTTCGCATGGCCGGAAGGGGCTCCTTAGCTGGCTTATTGCCTTTTGCTGATGCAAATGCTATAGTACTTGACATGGCTAACGAAGTGTTGCCA GTGGTGGAGAAGGTACCAGTTCTTGCTGGAGTCTGTGCTACCGATCCTTTTCGCCGAATGGATTACTTCCTAAAGCAGGTGGAGTCAATTGGATTCTCTGGGgtgcaaaattttccaactgTTGGGCTCTTTGATGGCAATTTTAGACAAAATCTTGAAGAAACAGGAATGGGATATGG CTTAGAAGTTGAGATGATTGAAAAAGCACATAAACTGGGTCTCTTGACAACCCCATATGCTTTTAACCAAAATGAAGCCACAGAGATGGCAAAAGCTGGCGCTGATATCATAGTGGCCCATATGGGACTAACAACGTCTGGCTCTATAGGTGCACAGACAGCTGTATCGATGGAGGAAAGTGTAGTTCGCGTTCAGGCTATAGCTGATGCTGCACATAGAATCAATCTTAATGTTATTGTGCTCTGTCATGGAG GTCCTATATCTGGTCCTAGCGAGGCTGAATTCATACTGAAGAGCACGAAAGGAGTGCACGGGTTTTATGGTGCATCAAGCATGGAGAGATTACCGGTTGAACAAGCTATAACAAGCACCgtccaacaatacaaattgaTTTCCATTGAGTAA
- the LOC126733084 gene encoding toMV susceptible protein tm-1(GCR26) isoform X5: MADRNRTLRVFCVGTADTKLEDLRFLSNSVRSNLNTFSNNSSLKVQVAILDVSSGQKEIESLGDFIFVSRKDVLSCYSESVGQAPTLLPDDRGKAIAIMSKALEHFLKKAHEDGVVAGVIGIGGSGGTSLISSAFRILPIGVPKVIVSTVASGQTEPYVGTSDLILFPSIVDVCGVNSVSRVVFSNAGAAFAGMVIGRLERSRDFSSVNEKSTVGLTMFGVTTPCVTAVQERLHKEGYETLVFHATGVGGKAMESLVREGFIQGVLDITTTEVADYLVGGVMACDNSRFDAVIEKRIPLVLSVGALDMVNFGAKDTIPSNFQQRKIHEHNKQVSLMRTTPDENKRFAEFIAKKLSKSSSKICVCLPQKGISALDVQGMPFYDLEATNTLITELQRLIQTNEDRQVKLYPCHINDSEFANALVDSFLEISAKNSKDSSFVQIASPEANQEFQENTVSKMNLSSFGAILYSPSDFPDARPETLQRTRSILQQLKIQISKGIPILGAGAGTGISAKFEEAGGIDLIVLYNSGRFRMAGRGSLAGLLPFADANAIVLDMANEVLPVVEKVPVLAGVCATDPFRRMDYFLKQVESIGFSGVQNFPTVGLFDGNFRQNLEETGMGYGLEVEMIEKAHKLGLLTTPYAFNQNEATEMAKAGADIIVAHMGLTTSGSIGAQTAVSMEESVVRVQAIADAAHRINPNVIVLCHGGPISGPSEAEFILKSTKGVHGFYGASSMERLPVEQAITSTVQQYKLISIE; the protein is encoded by the exons ATGGCGGACCGTAATCGAACTCTCCGAGTTTTCTGTGTTGGAACGGCCGATACGAAGCTCGAAGATCTCCGATTCCTATCCAACTCAGTCCGATCCAATCTCAACACCTTCTCCAACAACTCTTCACTAAAG GTACAAGTGGCGATTCTTGATGTTTCTTCTGGGCAGAAGGAGATTGAGAGTTTGGGAGATTTTATATTTGTGTCGAGAAAGGATGTTCTCTCTTGTTATTCTGAGTCAGTTGGGCAAGCCCCAACATTGCTTCCGGATGACAGAGGCAAAGCTATTGCTATAATGAGTAAAGCACTTGAACATTTTCTTAAGAAAGCTCATGAGGATGGTGTTGTTGCTGGAGTCATTGGTATTGGAGGCAGTGGAGGGACATCTCTTATATCATCTGCCTTCAGAATTCTTCCGATTGGAGTGCCAAAGGTCATTGTGTCAACAGTAGCTAGTGGTCAAACCGAACCTTATGTTGGGACATCAGATTTGATATTGTTTCCATCCATAGTGGATGTTTGTGGGGTTAATAGTGTAAGTAGAGTTGTGTTCTCAAATGCTGGAGCTGCTTTTGCTGGAATGGTGATTGGAAGGCTTGAGAGATCCAGAGATTTTTCTAGTGTCAATGAAAAATCTACGGTTGGTTTAACGATGTTTGGGGTTACAACTCCATGTGTAACTGCTGTCCAAGAAAGATTGCATAAAGAAGGTTATGAGACCTTGGTTTTTCATGCCACTGGGGTAGGGGGAAAGGCTATGGAGTCTCTTGTTAGAGAGGGATTTATACAG GGTGTTTTGGATATCACAACAACAGAGGTCGCAGACTATTTAGTTGGTGGTGTCATGGCTTGTGACAATTCCCGCTTTGATGCCGTTATAGAGAAGAGGATCCCATTAGTCCTAAGTGTTGGAGCCTTAGACATGGTCAACTTTGGAGCTAAAGATACCATACCTTCTAATTTTCAGCAAAGAAAAATCCATGAACATAATAAGCAG GTTTCACTGATGCGAACTACGCCAGATGAGAATAAAAGATTTGCTGAATTTATAGCAAAGAAATTAAGCAAGTCATCATCAAAGATCTGTGTTTGCCTGCCACAAAAAGGTATCTCTGCTCTGGATGTTCAAGGGATGCCCTTTTATGATCTTGAGGCTACCAATACCCTTATAACTGAACTACAGAGACTTATTCAGACAAATGAAGATCGACAG GTGAAGTTGTATCCTTGTCATATTAATGACTCTGAGTTTGCAAATGCATTGGTCGACTCATTCTTAGAGATCAGTGCTAAGAATTCTAAGGATTCCAGTTTTGTGCAAATTGCTAGTCCTGAAGCCAATCAAGAATTTCAGGAAAATACTGTTTCCAAGATGAATTTGTCAAGCTTTGGGGCCATTCTCTACAGCCCAAGTGACTTCCCAGATGCAAGACCAG AAACTTTACAAAGAACCAGGTCAATATTGCAGCAgctgaaaattcaaataagtaAGGGAATCCCAATATTAGGAGCTGGTGCAGGGACAGGCATATCTGCAAAGTTTGAGGAGGCTGGTGGTATTGATCTGATAGTGTTGTACAATTCAGGTCGCTTTCGCATGGCTGGAAGGGGCTCCTTAGCTGGCTTATTGCCTTTTGCTGATGCAAATGCTATAGTACTTGACATGGCTAACGAAGTGTTGCCA GTGGTGGAGAAGGTACCAGTTCTTGCTGGAGTCTGTGCTACCGATCCTTTTCGCCGAATGGATTACTTCCTAAAGCAGGTGGAGTCAATTGGATTCTCTGGGgtgcaaaattttccaaccgTTGGGCTCTTTGATGGCAATTTTAGACAAAATCTTGAAGAAACAGGAATGGGATATGG CTTAGAGGTTGAGATGATTGAAAAAGCACATAAACTGGGTCTCTTGACAACCCCATATGCTTTTAACCAAAATGAAGCCACAGAGATGGCAAAAGCTGGGGCTGATATCATAGTGGCCCATATGGGACTCACAACATCTGGCTCTATAGGTGCACAGACAGCTGTATCGATGGAGGAAAGTGTAGTTCGCGTTCAGGCTATAGCTGATGCTGCACATAGAATCAATCCTAATGTTATTGTGCTCTGTCATGGAG GTCCTATATCTGGTCCTAGCGAGGCTGAATTCATACTGAAGAGCACGAAAGGAGTGCACGGGTTTTATGGTGCATCAAGCATGGAGAGATTACCGGTTGAACAAGCCATAACAAGCACCgtccaacaatacaaattgaTTTCCATTGAGTAA
- the LOC126733084 gene encoding toMV susceptible protein tm-1(GCR26) isoform X6, giving the protein MADRNRTLRVFCVGTADTKLEDLRFLSNSVRSNLNTFSNNSSLKVQVAILDVSSGQKEIESLGDFIFVSRKDVLSCYSESVGQAPPLLPDDRGKAIAIMSKALEHFLKKAHEDGVVAGVIGIGGSGGTSLISSAFRILPIGVPKVIVSTVASGQTEPYVGTSDLILFPSIVDVCGVNSVSRVVFSNAGAAFAGMVIGRLERSRDFSSVNEKSTVGLTMFGVTTPCVTAVQERLHKEGYETLVFHATGVGGKAMESLVREGFIQGVLDITTTEVADYLVGGVMPCDNSRFDAIIEKRIPLVLSVGALDMVNFGAKDTIPSNFQQRKIYEHIKQVSLMRTTPDENKRFAEFIANKLNKSSSKICVCLPQKGISALDVQGMPFYDLEATNTLITELQRLIQTNEDRQVKLYPCHINDSEFANALVDSFLEISAKNSKDSSFLQIASPVANQEFQENTVSKMNISSFGAFLYSPSDFPDARPETLQRTRSILQQLKIQISKGIPILGAGAGTGISAKFEEAGGIDLIVLYNSGRFRMAGRGSLAGLLPFADANAIVLDMANEVLPVVEKVPVLAGVCATDPFRRMDYFLKQVESIGFSGVQNFPTVGLFDGNFRQNLEETGMGYGLEVEMIEKAHKLGLLTTPYAFNQNEATEMAKAGADIIVAHMGLTTSGSIGAQTAVSMEESVVRVQAIADAAHRINLNVIVLCHGGPISGPSEAEFILKSTKGVHGFYGASSMERLPVEQAITSTVQQYKLISIE; this is encoded by the exons ATGGCGGACCGTAATCGAACTCTCCGAGTTTTCTGTGTTGGAACGGCCGATACGAAGCTCGAAGATCTCCGATTCCTATCCAACTCAGTCCGATCCAATCTCAACACCTTCTCCAACAACTCTTCACTAAAG GTACAAGTGGCGATTCTTGATGTTTCTTCTGGGCAGAAGGAGATTGAGAGTTTGGGAGATTTTATATTTGTGTCGAGAAAGGATGTTCTCTCTTGTTATTCTGAGTCAGTTGGGCAAGCCCCACCGTTGCTTCCGGATGACAGAGGCAAAGCTATTGCTATAATGAGTAAAGCACTTGAACATTTTCTTAAGAAAGCTCACGAGGATGGTGTTGTTGCTGGAGTCATTGGTATTGGAGGCAGTGGAGGGACATCTCTTATATCATCTGCCTTCAGAATTCTTCCGATTGGAGTGCCTAAGGTCATTGTGTCAACAGTAGCTAGCGGTCAAACCGAACCTTATGTTGGGACATCAGATTTGATATTGTTTCCATCCATAGTGGATGTTTGTGGGGTTAATAGTGTAAGTAGAGTTGTGTTCTCAAATGCTGGAGCTGCTTTTGCTGGAATGGTGATTGGAAGGCTTGAGAGATCCAGAGATTTTTCTAGTGTCAATGAAAAATCTACGGTTGGTTTAACGATGTTTGGGGTTACAACTCCATGTGTAACTGCTGTCCAAGAAAGATTGCATAAAGAAGGTTATGAGACCTTGGTTTTTCATGCCACTGGGGTAGGGGGAAAGGCTATGGAGTCTCTTGTTAGAGAGGGATTTATACAG GGTGTTTTGGACATCACAACAACAGAGGTCGCAGACTATTTAGTTGGTGGTGTCATGCCTTGTGACAATTCCCGCTTTGATGCCATTATAGAGAAGAGGATCCCATTAGTCCTAAGCGTTGGAGCCTTAGACATGGTCAACTTTGGAGCTAAAGATACCATACCTTCTAATTTTCAGCAAAGAAAAATTTATGAACATATTAAGCAG GTTTCACTGATGCGAACTACGCCAGATGAGAATAAAAGATTTGCTGAATTTATAGCAAACAAACTAAACAAGTCATCATCAAAGATCTGTGTTTGCCTGCCACAAAAAGGTATCTCTGCTCTGGATGTTCAAGGGATGCCCTTTTATGATCTTGAGGCTACTAATACTCTTATAACTGAACTACAGAGACTTATTCAGACAAATGAAGATCGACAG GTGAAGTTGTATCCTTGTCATATTAATGACTCTGAGTTTGCAAATGCATTGGTCGACTCATTCTTAGAGATCAGTGCTAAGAATTCTAAGGATTCCAGTTTTCTGCAAATTGCTAGTCCTGTAGCCAATCAAGAATTTCAGGAAAATACTGTTTCCAAGATGAATATATCAAGCTTTGGGGCCTTTCTCTACAGCCCAAGTGACTTCCCAGATGCAAGACCAG AAACTTTACAAAGAACCAGATCAATATTGCAGCAgctgaaaattcaaataagtaAGGGAATCCCAATATTAGGAGCTGGTGCAGGGACAGGCATATCTGCAAAGTTTGAGGAGGCTGGTGGTATTGATCTGATAGTGTTGTACAATTCAGGTCGCTTTCGCATGGCCGGAAGGGGCTCCTTAGCTGGCTTATTGCCTTTTGCTGATGCAAATGCTATAGTACTTGACATGGCTAACGAAGTGTTGCCA GTGGTGGAGAAGGTACCAGTTCTTGCTGGAGTCTGTGCTACCGATCCTTTTCGCCGAATGGATTACTTCCTAAAGCAGGTGGAGTCAATTGGATTCTCTGGGgtgcaaaattttccaactgTTGGGCTCTTTGATGGCAATTTTAGACAAAATCTTGAAGAAACAGGAATGGGATATGG CTTAGAAGTTGAGATGATTGAAAAAGCACATAAACTGGGTCTCTTGACAACCCCATATGCTTTTAACCAAAATGAAGCCACAGAGATGGCAAAAGCTGGCGCTGATATCATAGTGGCCCATATGGGACTAACAACGTCTGGCTCTATAGGTGCACAGACAGCTGTATCGATGGAGGAAAGTGTAGTTCGCGTTCAGGCTATAGCTGATGCTGCACATAGAATCAATCTTAATGTTATTGTGCTCTGTCATGGAG GTCCTATATCTGGTCCTAGCGAGGCTGAATTCATACTGAAGAGCACGAAAGGAGTGCACGGGTTTTATGGTGCATCAAGCATGGAGAGATTACCGGTTGAACAAGCCATAACAAGCACCgtccaacaatacaaattgaTTTCCATTGAGTAA